The following are encoded in a window of Castanea sativa cultivar Marrone di Chiusa Pesio chromosome 9, ASM4071231v1 genomic DNA:
- the LOC142608996 gene encoding serine/threonine-protein phosphatase 7 long form homolog: MDLDHALITALVERWWPETHSFHLPHGEMTITLQDIEVIMGIPVHGLPVVGFTHMDNWRDFCMDLLEKTAKQIGGALLLVQLWAWARFPQICPVMRHPHQTLPPGPLAVRWKGSKITTDHPIHVLRAYHVSLASLRPNQIVWELYRDYLGSLPAYCTAGQHIWRSIVPLIHFWVVEGHHPERVLRQFGMKQGVPDNVDTSIELHKITLQGKHEKNWAQEHATHIARWAAHATIAEAPPFHGVMSYNDEYLVWYRHITVRHITKETSYWDTLVESQLRIMAKFEPGSEIYTDCMNALQSVEEISRLTLDDARTVGNTSEPAVGRGRQAGGHRGHGGRQSSQDHASSRRPTTASRHTSGGRHTPVHDHTMEEASQTSNEMCLDTGYDMGSMAHDDAGSSHTFAQTCRSPSMVRNDTCPPTSSPH, encoded by the exons ATGGACCTTGACCATGCACTGATCACAGCCTTAGTGGAGAGATGGTGGCCAGAGACGCACTCGTTCCACTTGCCCCACGGTGAGATGACCATCACGCTACAAGACATAGAGGTCATCATGGGGATACCTGTACATGGCTTGCCGGTGGTAGGATTTACCCATATGGACAACTGGCGTGACTTTTGCATGGATTTGCTAG AGAAGACAGCCAAGCAAATTGGTGGTGCACTGCTATTAGTGCAGTTGTGGGCGTGGGCGAGGTTTCCACAAATATGTCCTGTGATGAGGCATCCACACCAGACATTGCCCCCAGGTCCACTTGCTGTCAG ATGGAAAGGGTCTAAGATAACAACTGACCATCCAATACATGTCCTACGCGCCTATCATGTGTCGCTTGCTTCGCTCCGGCCAAATCAG ATTGTCTGGGAGCTATATAGAGATTATTTGGGTTCCCTGCCCGCATATTGTACGGCAGGCCAACACATATGGAGGTCCATCGTGCCGCTCATACATTTTTGGGTGGTTGAAGGCCATCACCCCGAACGTGTTCTTCGACAATTTGGGATGAAGCAAGGCGTACCAGACAATGTCGATACTTCAATTGAACTTCACAAGATAACACTCCAAGGCAAGCACGAAAAAAATTGGGCTCAAGAACATGCCACTCATATTGCTAGATGGGCTGCGCATGCCACAATTGCGGAAGCACCGCCCTTTCATGGGGTAATGAGCTACAATGACGAGTATTTGGTGTGGTATCGTCACATCACTGTTCGGCATATTACAAAAGAGACCTCATACTGGGACACTTTG GTTGAATCACAGTTGAGGATTATGGCGAAGTTCGAACCAGGGTCTGAGATCTACACCGACTGTATGAATGCCTTGCAATCTGTTGAAGAGATCAGTCGATTGACCTTGGACGATGCACGCACTGTGGGCAACACAAGTGAACCGGCTGTAGGCCGTGGTCGGCAAGCAGGTGGACATCGAGGGCATGGAGGTCGTCAATCTAGTCAGGACCATGCATCTAGTCGGCGTCCCACAACTGCGAGCCGTCACACATCGGGTGGGCGTCACACACCCGTGCATGACCACACGATGGAGGAGGCAAGTCAGACATCAAATGAGATGTGTTTGGACACTGGTTATGACATGGGCTCCATGGCACATGATGATGCGGGTTCATCCCATACGTTTGCCCAGACATGTCGGTCCCCATCCATGGTTCGCAATGATACCTGCCCACCCACATCCTCTCCCCACTGA
- the LOC142610067 gene encoding FRIGIDA-like protein 3 isoform X1 — MLFSATDFSILCDLTARNFLPSFGFKKTTNFKGNQLLVGRSFKLNCLVDREMDVSTSALVDGVAECLNGVIEVLVISGRQIDVVNLGFAFELTGQFSPMPLLKSYLKEARKASSPVKSGYTSPTAQNEVNDRELSALKAVLRCIEEHKLEEQYPVDPL; from the exons ATGCTTTTTAGCGCCACTGATTTCAGCATTTTATGC GATTTAACTGCAAGGAACTTCTTGCCAAGCTTTGGCTTCAAAAAGACTACAAATTTTAAGGGAAACCAGTTATTAGTTGGGAGGTCATTTAAATTGAATTGCTTGGTAGACAGAGAAATGGATGTCAGCACATCTGCCTTGGTTGATGGTGTTGCAGAGTGCTTAAATG GTGTAATTGAGGTTTTGGTAATTAGTGGAAGGCAAATTGATGTTGTTAACTTGGGTTTTGCATTTGAACTGACTGGGCAGTTCTCTCCTATGCCTTTACTGAAATCCTACTTAAAGGAGGCTAGAAAAGCATCTTCACCTGTAAAATCTGGATACACATCTCCTACAGCCCAA AATGAGGTTAACGACAGAGAGCTGAGTGCCCTAAAGGCTGTGCTTAGGTGCATTGAAGAGCATAAACTTGAGGAGCAATATCCGGTGGACCCACTCTAA
- the LOC142610067 gene encoding FRIGIDA-like protein 3 isoform X2: MDVSTSALVDGVAECLNGVIEVLVISGRQIDVVNLGFAFELTGQFSPMPLLKSYLKEARKASSPVKSGYTSPTAQNEVNDRELSALKAVLRCIEEHKLEEQYPVDPL; this comes from the exons ATGGATGTCAGCACATCTGCCTTGGTTGATGGTGTTGCAGAGTGCTTAAATG GTGTAATTGAGGTTTTGGTAATTAGTGGAAGGCAAATTGATGTTGTTAACTTGGGTTTTGCATTTGAACTGACTGGGCAGTTCTCTCCTATGCCTTTACTGAAATCCTACTTAAAGGAGGCTAGAAAAGCATCTTCACCTGTAAAATCTGGATACACATCTCCTACAGCCCAA AATGAGGTTAACGACAGAGAGCTGAGTGCCCTAAAGGCTGTGCTTAGGTGCATTGAAGAGCATAAACTTGAGGAGCAATATCCGGTGGACCCACTCTAA
- the LOC142611432 gene encoding splicing factor SF3a60 homolog, producing MLPNHVCWKFSDALSTELALAALGLKTGGTVQQRAVRLFLTKNTPLEKLDKKHFAKGSRVFQQNGTTAALQQDENSKEIALMEAKMQ from the exons ATGTTACCTAATCATGTTTGCTGGAAGTTTTCAGATGCACTCAGTACGGAGTTG GCATTGGCTGCATTAGGACTAAAGACGGGTGGCACTGTTCAGCAGCGTGCAGTAAGGCTTTTCCTTACAAAA AACACACCACTTGAGAAGTTGGACAAGAAACATTTTGCCAAAGGTTCACGTGTTTTTCAACAAAATGGGACTACTGCAGCTCTGCAACAAGACGAGAATTCAAAAGAAATTGCCCTAATGGAAGCCAAAATGCAATAA
- the LOC142608997 gene encoding uncharacterized protein LOC142608997, whose translation MWIIWTRRNETQLKQVVPELAKVLGEACQYLSEFKKYDAMPVKVMLENLVLAQTLQVKPLKMVKWKPSNSNCYKTNFDSAVFVDSGEIGIRVVVRNAWGLVLASLFEKIPNPHSVAVLELLVARRAVSFIKEIGLDNSVSEGDSEIIINALKNGDMFHFAYGNLLLDTLSLLNSLKSWSLSHTLRLSNAIAYALARKDNFSFPLSIWLESVPPNIINYVNSDLPAS comes from the exons ATGTGGATAATCTGGACTAGGCGAAATGAAACTCAACTAAAGCAGGTTGTTCCAGAGTTAGCTAAGGTCTTAGGTGAAGCATGCCAATATCTCTCCGAGTTCAAGAAATATGATGCCATGCCGGTGAAGGTgatgttggaaaatctggtttt ggcacaaacccTGCAGGTGAAGCCTCTCAAAATGGTGAAGTGGAAGCCATCGAATAGCAATTGTTACAAGACAAACTTCGATAGCGCAGTCTTTGTAGACTCAGGAGAAATTGGGATCAGGGTGGTGGTCAGGAACGCATGGGGTCTGGTCTTGGCTTCACTCTTTGAAAAAATCCCAAATCCTCATAGTGTGGCTGTCTTGGAGCTTTTGGTAGCCAGGCGTGCTGTGTCATTCATCAAGGAGATTGGCTTGGACAACTCTGTTTCGGAAGGTGACTCGGAAATCATCATCAATGCTCTAAAAAATGGCGATATGTTCCACTTTGCATATGGAAATCTGCTCTTGGACACCCTGTCACTCTTAAACTCTTTAAAGAGCTGGTCGCTCTCTCATACACTTAGGCTAAGCAATGCTATAGCATATGCTTTAGCTAGgaaagataatttttcttttccgcTTTCTATCTGGTTGGAGTCTGTTCCCCCAAATATAATCAATTATGTTAATTCTGATTTACCAGCTTCTTGA